Below is a genomic region from Paraburkholderia sp. BL23I1N1.
CCTGGTTAAGCCCGTCTTACGTTTATCGGTTCTTTACATTGCGAGAAGAAGCGGTGCGGGGGCGCCCTAATGCGCGCCGGCGCGGCCGGCCTGATGCAAGTCTGTCCTCAGGCCCGCATCTTTTGCATCAGCGACCCAGTGCCGAGGATCGCCATGACGCGCCTGAGGTTGTACGCGAGCACGTGAAGGCTCATCTCGGTGCTGACATGTTCGCGGGTTTTCATCAGGAAGTGCGCAGCGCCCATCCAGAACTTCAGCGTACCGAACGGGTGCTCGACGGTCTGACGGCGTATGCGCATCATGTCCGGCTTCTGGTCGAGCCGTCGCTGCATCGTCTCGATGACGGCCTCATGCTCCCAGCGCTTTATCCGACGAGCCTGTTTGCCGGACGTGCATTGTTTTCTGATGGCGCACGTAGAACAGGCTGAGCTCGAATAGCAATGCAGCGTCATGCCATGCTCGATGTTTGTGAAGCGCCGGTTGAGCCGCTGCTGGGCGGGGCAAAGGTACTCGTCATCTTTGGCAACGTAGATAAAATCCTGCTTGCCGAAGTAGCCGTCAGCGTTCTTGCCTGAAGTCAGCGGTTTAGGAACGAAGGCCGTAATGCCCGCCTCATGGCACTTCAGGATTTCCTCGCTCTTGAAGTAGCCCCGGTCGGCAACAACAGTCAGATCGGTGATGCCGGTAGCCGCCCGCGCCTGGTCGGCCATGTTCGCCAACTGGCTGCGATCGTTGCCAACGTTGGTGACCTCGTGCGCCACGATCAGATGATGCGTGTCATCAACGGCTGTCTGAACGTTGTAGCCAACCGTTCCTGTTCCCCGACCGCTGGTAGCCATTGAGCGTGCGTCGGGATCAGTCAGCGAGACCTGCCCATCTGGCGAGTCGCGCAATCGCTGCTCCATGGCCTTGAGGTCCTGCATCTGCTGTTTGAGCTTGCTGATCTTGTCGCTCATGCGACTCGTCTTCGCTTCAGTAACATCGGATTGAGTCCGGTCTGCCGTCTCCATTGCGGAAAGATATCGCGCGATGCTCTCATCGATCTGCTGCTGGCGCGCCTGAACCTTCCCGCTCGTAAAGTTGCGATCACGATTGTTGACGGCTTTGAACTTGCTGCCGTCGATGGCCACTATCGACCTTGAGAAGAGGTCCAGGTTACGGCATAGCACGATGAACTGGCTGCAGACATTGCGGATCGCTTTGCCGTTGTTAGGGCGGAAGTCGGCGATGGTCTTGAAGTCCGGCGACAGGCGGCCCGTTAGCCACATGAGCTCAACGTTGCGTTGAGTCTCACGTTCCAGACGCCGACTCGACTGAATCCGATTTAGATAGCCGTAGACGTAAATCTTGAGCAGCACGGATGGATGATATGAGGGGCGTCCCGTCGTCGCGGGAGCGGTTCCGTCAAAGCCGAGATCATGAAGATCAAGCTCATCGACAAAGACGTCGACTACGCGCACTGGATTGTCGTCGGACACGTAGTCCTCGAGATACTCGGGTAGTAAGACAGCTTGCTTACGATCTTCGCCTTCAACGAATCGCTTCATGTGCCCGTCTGACCTGAATGCGTTACTTCAGTTTAGGCGATCAGCGTGCGTTTTCACACAAGCTGGGTCGACCTGAGCCGTTCAAGGTCACTTTGACGGTCTTCTCAGGCGGAGACTAGCCCCATGGCCCATGGCTATGAAACCGAACTCTGGAGAAACGGGGATGTTCAGAAGCTGATCAAGGAGAAGTTCGGCGTTTACCATTCTGCTGGACACGTGAGAACCGTCGTCGGGAAGCTTGGAATGGACCACCGGATGCGATCGCCAAAGCAGCGCACGGACAAGAAGCCTTCCGCGATGAATGACGAAACGCTGGCATGGGTTGCTGCTACGCTCAGAGAGTCGCCTCGAGCGCACGGCATAGAGTCTGATCACTGGACTAACGCACGTTTGCGCACCGTGCTTCATCGGCGGGTAGGCGTTGATTATTCTCGCGGATATGTCTGGGAAATTGCAGCCCGCGCCGGGGTGGCGGACCTGCTTACAAGGCGCCGGGGCTGATCAATTCATTCGGACCTTGACCACAATCGTCCCCCCCGCGAGTCACCTGCCTTAGCGCGAACGCCGCAAATGCGAAAGAGGGTCCGCTGAATAAAAAAAACCGCAGACATTGCTGCGGCCCAAACACACACGCGCAAGGGGCGCTGACGTTGGTTCTATGCTACCTATTCCCGTTTCTCAGGCAATCGGGTATCTCGTCTGAATATTTGCGAGAGGCCGCATTGCCGCGCCTGTCGTGGAGCGAGTCTGGTTATCGCCGACGCAGGTGTTGCGGAACGGCTACAGCTCCGGTCGGCCGCCGATCAGGATCGCATGTCCGGATTTTCATCTGGCCGGCGTCTCCGCGGACATATCGTCCTGCCGCGTCGATGAATCAATCCCCGTGCAGGCCAGGTTATTGTCGCGCGTGTCGATCCACTCAATCGCCCATTGGCGCGCAAGCTCGATCGCCTCGCCTTCGTTATCGAACCAGGCAAGATTGCGCTCGATGTGCATTTCAGTGTCCGCATCATCGTCAGGCGATGCACGGACGATCCGCGCATGTGCGAAAAACTGTCCAAGCGCAAATTCCGGGGTCGCGTCGATGACCCAACCGCGGT
It encodes:
- a CDS encoding IS1182 family transposase, encoding MKRFVEGEDRKQAVLLPEYLEDYVSDDNPVRVVDVFVDELDLHDLGFDGTAPATTGRPSYHPSVLLKIYVYGYLNRIQSSRRLERETQRNVELMWLTGRLSPDFKTIADFRPNNGKAIRNVCSQFIVLCRNLDLFSRSIVAIDGSKFKAVNNRDRNFTSGKVQARQQQIDESIARYLSAMETADRTQSDVTEAKTSRMSDKISKLKQQMQDLKAMEQRLRDSPDGQVSLTDPDARSMATSGRGTGTVGYNVQTAVDDTHHLIVAHEVTNVGNDRSQLANMADQARAATGITDLTVVADRGYFKSEEILKCHEAGITAFVPKPLTSGKNADGYFGKQDFIYVAKDDEYLCPAQQRLNRRFTNIEHGMTLHCYSSSACSTCAIRKQCTSGKQARRIKRWEHEAVIETMQRRLDQKPDMMRIRRQTVEHPFGTLKFWMGAAHFLMKTREHVSTEMSLHVLAYNLRRVMAILGTGSLMQKMRA
- a CDS encoding transposase, with the translated sequence MAHGYETELWRNGDVQKLIKEKFGVYHSAGHVRTVVGKLGMDHRMRSPKQRTDKKPSAMNDETLAWVAATLRESPRAHGIESDHWTNARLRTVLHRRVGVDYSRGYVWEIAARAGVADLLTRRRG